In the genome of Aedes aegypti strain LVP_AGWG chromosome 2, AaegL5.0 Primary Assembly, whole genome shotgun sequence, the window tcatcaaataaaattttgccgttggaattgctttgcgaattgTTCCATTAGCGATGCTTTGCAATAAagccaccaatgacaaaaaattgacttatagcgagtcattttttgcaagacagtttgaagcaaattaacttgttgCCCAGTGCATTGCAAATAGGTAGCTATGAAGGTATATTTTTCAAACTGTGTTCAACAGGAAcacccaaattttcaataactttagtttcaaatgacgaaaaaagttgttgTTTAAAACGcccatgaatgatgattgcaattcCACCATATACTCCATTCAGTCGATCATTATGATTAACAAAAAaattggatctcttttgagtttggatccagttTTCATAAAActtcagtaataactgcattCAGTAATGCTGCACTCAAAGGGTTTCGTAACATGACTCAGGTTCGTGAACATAGACTCAATTTCTTGGTTCTCGTAGAACGATAGTCTAACAAAATAACTGTTTTTCACACATTTTAAGGCAatcaactatttaaaaaaaactaatgttAAGGCAAAGTTGGGCATGAGAAATCTTCTCTAATCGATTGCATAGTCTGAAAAGCGCATTTGAGCAAGATAACCATATAGTTTTAGATTTGGTTcagtttatttttgtattttttttttctctacatgaaaaaatcattcatcctTCCACACAATTCCTTCGATCCAATCTATGTAGCCAGATACTTTGGTGTACAGGGCAGGCGAATTTCCACAAGATAGAGGTCCTAGCGATGTGACAGCAATTATATGATAGGTGCAACCTTTCGGCTCCAAAATGGTCTGAATTGGACCACCGGAGTCTCCCTGGCAAGTATCTTTGCCTGAAGTTTCACTTCCTATGCACAACTGCTCGTCAATGATCCCAGCCTTGAATTGTCGTCCTGTGAACTGTCTTTTACAAATCTGTCTGTCAATGAACTGTAAAACGACTTTTCGAAGCAGATTTGATCCACTGCCCGctagatttgaaaaataaaattcattttctGATTAATGTTATCATTTCATCAAGGACTAACCCGTTTCCATGCTTCCGAATCCAGTCGCAATCAAAGCGCTCACATTGATGTTCTGCCCGGTCCACAAGCAAGCAGGtcgaataacttttgaaaaacgCACATTTTCCTTCAACTTGATAAGCGCAATGTCATGATATGACGCACGAAACTTGTACTCAGGATGCCTCTCAATCGACTCAATCTCAAAATCCACCTGATTGTCAGAATCGTCATCTATATTGTGCTCTCCTAGGCGTACAATGTCGGGATTTCCCCTCTTGAAGCAGTGTGCAGCTGTGAGGACATATCTCTCGCTAATCAAAGACCCGCCGCATTCAAACTTGTATTCCTCTGGATCGTCCGGTGATATCCAACCCAACAGAGCCTGGTGTGGGAACTCATTCTTTTTGGCCACTTCTCCTCCCACAATCAAATCCACGGTTTTCGAGCAATTGAAACTGGTAACCTTCAGCGGATTGGGATTGACAACCAACGGAATGATGGCCGTAGTCTTGATGGTGAGCTTTCGGTACTCTTCACATTCTGAAATCACTTCAAGTTAGCACCCTAGACCTATCAATTGAACAATCGAACACTTACTTCTCTCTGATATGCGCTGACCTGGAACGATAAGCAAATACAAATTCTGTCAACATTACGGCAATCCAACAAAATCATCTTGAACTTAACCTTGAACTAGCACTGCAAACAGTGTCAAATAGAAGCCAACGCGAAGGCCCATTGATAACTGTGAATCGGGAGCGTGCTCAGAAACGACTAAGCATCGCGGCAAACCGGTTCGGTCTTTTTGAGATTCCAAACATCAAACCGAACATTCGTTCAATCATTGATGGGTGATGACCAAAGGCAGAGGATGATGGACTTTCTTAGAAATTATAGGGGAATCCCCAGTTGTATGCTAACGGTCGTACAGTATTCACTTGAATAGTGCTGATCACATGGCCTCACATGCTGTGTTTGAACCGAACGATTATAAacatcgaatgtacatcggattttttctcgttaGAGATCAGAGTTTGGTCTGTAGGGTATCCCAGAAGGTATGAGCACGACTTCACAATACTGCCATATCAAGACTAATGCAGATAATGCTAGTTCTATAAATCTTTCTTTTTTACTATAAACTTGTAAATAGCGCACATGGCCTTCATTAGCCgagtgtttgggttcgattcccggtcagtccaggatcttttcgtattggaaatttccttgacttccctgggcatggagtatcattgtacctgtaACACGATatccgaatgcgaaaatggcaactttggcaaaaaaagctctcatttaataaatgtggaagtgctcataagaacactaagctgagaagcaggctctgtcccaatgaggacgtcatgccaagaagaagaagaaaaatcccACATTTGATAGAACTAACACTTAACAGTTTTGTACGAATCTTGTTATTTCTAATCGTCTTATTTCTATTTACCCACATCCTTCTCGTTTCACAGTTAGCAAAGAGGAGATCGAAACGTGAATTTGGTTTAATTTTTTGTCTTAATATTCGGTCCATTATTGCCTTAAAAAATCCAGAATGAAAAATGCCTAAAGTTAAGATTAGTAAAAGTCGGTTTTAGCGGCAGTCATGCCACCGGATATAAGGTTTTCATAAAGTTCATATAAAAATTCCCTAAGATAGGTTTCACATGCTTTTTTATTCCTCAAAGGAATTcaaacagaaattcctccggaaattgtCCACAGATTCATATAcagatttttcaaggatttggttttgattttcctattaagtaatttgttgatttcaagaagttttttttttcagaaaatcctcaaaGTAATTTATTGAATTGATTGCTTGAAAATCAGAAGGCAATGAAGGTTCATGAGGCAAGTTCAATACAAAAAGGTATTAAAAGATTcctatttcaatcattttttactgaattccacctaatatttttttaagatttcaattAACAATGCAtctaatttttcaaaagaaggcTACCAACAATTTCTCTagaattcattcaggaattatactcgaaaaaaaaaatctttcatcgaaTTCTTCCCTGAGGACTTTCTCGACAGGTTCCCAATGAAACTCACACAAGGAATTAACCATAATTTCTTTCAATATATATCTTTGAGAAAGACTATGACTTTTTTAAGATCGTCAATATTCCTACATATGTTCTTCATATAAGAATTTCTTCACGAAATTCTTTAGAAACTTCTCcgtaaaagtaaaaataatgaagatgtttccaaagaattcggagcttttcttaaaatttcccaaaacataatttgaaagaatttcacatacagatttttaaataaatgttcccaagaatatttcaaaaattcatcaaagAGTTTCTTTTGCCATTTCTGCTATAAATACTCAAGAACATCTTTCACAAACTTATCCAAGGATCTATCCAGTTTTTTGTTCTTTGTATATCTTTTGCAGGAACTTGATGGAGCCAAGAAGcaatattctgattctacgaaTTCTGCAGAGGAAGTTTTGGTTTTCTGAGAGGCAATGGTAAATGGTTGTAAACCCTAAAAGAATGAGATTAAGttctgaaaaatctctgaaaaaattcttATTGCATCTGTGGAACgattattgtttaaatatttggatgaatTCTGTACATGATTAATTCTTGGGCTTTTTAGGAATGTTCAAAAACATATACAGCAAAAATTCCTACACAAATTACAATTGTGGGAAGAACTCTGGAAACTTATTCAAGCCCAAAGggtttttctgaagaaatttctacgaTTGTATCGAAACTATTGATAATAAATTACTTCGAATTGGAAATATCTGGAAGATTCCTTTAAAGAGTTCTTGGGGTAGTTCCGAACAAATTTTGGAGTCCAATgttgaatttcatcaaaaatatatacgaaatatttgaagaatcGGAACTTGTTGAGGCATCGTGAAAGAGTTCATAaagttattgataaaattttcaagcatattttaatgaaatatctcaaatttactaaggaaaaaaaatgataccTAAAATTGTATTATTCCGGAAGCGGAATTCCGAGTTTATTTTCAGACCGCGTTCAAGAGGAAAcgcatggaaaatttcttcaaaatatgcagaagaatttccgaaggtGCAAtcaaattattggagaaatccctatAAACTTTCCTATAGGTTTTTTGGTTAGAACTCTTGAAACAATTCATGAAGCCTATGTTTTGAAgaatgggccttccttagcggaaaggtaagagtccgcggctacaaagcaacatcatgctgaaggtgtctgcgttagattcccagtcggtccaggatcttttcgtaaaggaaatttccttgacttccctgagcatagagtatcatcgtacctgccaacgatatacgaatgcgaaaatggcaactttgacaaagaaagctctcatttaataactgtggaagtgctcataagttgagaagccggctctgtctcagtggggacgttaatgccaagaagaagaaaaagaagaagaagaagaagatgttttgaagaaagTTCAGGTACCACTACAATGATACATTCCCAAACAAAAACTTTGAGTTATGGCtgaaaattcattgaagaaatTCGATATATTCTCGTTTCTTGAATAAACCTTGGAATGATTATttgtgaaatctttgaagaatcgAAAGAAAAATGTCTAAAATAATCTGAGGAGGAATTGTTTTGGAATTTATGGAGCTATCTCTTATCATTTTTTTGATATGTTCTTCGAtgatttcctggaagaatttgtttcaaaataacTTGGAAGATCATTTTGAATTCCGAGAAATATTGTTGAGAGATTACACTCAATATGTATTGAAGGCTGTTGATAGATTTGTCATATGGTATCTGATAAGTCTAATTGAGCCTAATTGTTTGGTAAAGTTAAAGAATTTTGCATGATGTCAATCAGAAAGCaattggattttgtttttaaatatgaacTTCTGATAAATTCAAACATAAGCTCAATTTCcgcagcaatttttttttcgccgtCCGGGGGCAATGGCCTTCTTTTGCCCCCTCTAGCTACGCCCATGCTTATTAGCCTACTTTTCATCAATAAAATAAGTAACACCTGCTTTTCCCAACAAACGAACTGATTTaggtgctgaaaagtaacacttttcagtactgttttgagaATCGACAACAAAACtgctgtgaatcgcaagtcagtcccatctacattttcgtcaaaattgagttgagttcagttttcgacatatcttccaatgctatttcagctgcactaaaagtcaaattgtcccataatgaaaagtaaccgcagtCCCACCCGGATTTCTGCACCGTGTAATACAAAGAAGAACCGTGTTTTGATTATCTTGTTTTTGTGTGAAAAACGAGTTTGTAAacttcaaaatcgattttttcaatgcaTACTTTCTACACATGGGACTGACTTGCTATGCATGGCAGTAAATATCTGACTGGCTTTTAGAGCCATTCTTTGACTTGCTTAGTACTTTCCAGTGACTAGCTACTTGCTCTACATCCATTGAACGATTCGAATAGGATTCGCGTGGTGTGTGATTCTTATTCGGCATAGGATAGTCTAGTAGGACTTAGCTTAAGCAGTAAAGTCATCTAGTTCACTCCCAAAAAGTCCGGTACGTGCAGACAATTTGGCACATGAATACTAAGGGTAGATTTTGTTATAagaactgttcattttataaagtggacatcttgtactcgcaataacttttaaatttatgaattaaATCGCAATCGGTTTCCTGTACATCGTTCGATTAATATTGTGCAATATTGTGATAATGAAAAAGCCACCAGAATAATTGCATTTCTCACGAATAAGACACAACGTTTGCTGGAAAATTGaccaatctatttttttttattttcaatgatcgcttgttcttcgaaagcatcatcaatcaaaaGCCTGCTGCAAAATATCTagttattttgaaacaaaaatttagTAGCCATcacaaaatctttttttcaccgattttttttgaagaaaaatattttaaattgggaggaattgatatgagtacaATTTTTAGGttcaaagtacgtcctgacggaagtacaaatatagtattaatatgaaatatatcCTATACCTTTATAGAGTTCCtaatttagtccccacgtcacatttgaaGTACAATAGaagaataaatgttttatttccAGAAGACCTCTCAAAGCACTAAGACAATCataaaaattggcaacactgctgcaataaaatcgaatttattttctacgtattattttcataatatgtcatTCTAAAGTTTCCGATCAAAACATTTAGAGAAAAACGCCTGCAaattgctgtagatcgatatatatgatataaatgattttaaatttttaagattttccaataaaacgaccataaagaatgaaatttatacctaagaatgcggttaaaacttaCGATTTAGCTCTCatatatacaaatatagtttctttactAATCCAACCCAATATTTGGCACGTTTTCTACTCTACTTTCTTCTGGGAATAAAAGGAAGGCGTATCAGCAAACTTGGCCTTAAAGGATAAATCCCTAGAGTTATCTAGTGTCCGAGTGTCATGAATATTCCTGCACTACATACTTCAGTGTAGGAAattaggccgtttcatgacaaattggcgtgatgaaaaacagcctattacgatgagaaattgcaaaaattgcgttggTCAACATAACGGCTTATCAAAataaacagtgctgaaaagtgcaactgtgtccggccatttggccaaaTACCGTTTGGCAAAATGCCGTCTGGTCgaatgtcatttggccgaatgccatctgACCGACTGGgttgtttggccgaatgccatttggacgAATTACGAAAAAACATCAAACTGCTACATCGCTTATTCACAAGTATGGTCCAATAACTGAtcagctaattaatttgttgattgtTTTAATGTGATGGGACGTCTTGGTTGTCCCTACTTAAGAGCTTCTCTagagaatgataaaattatCCCGTTGATTCAGAATAAAGTTGTGAGCTTCATacatcgcgtcaagactctaagcCGATGGATGATTCGTCCCTGGGTTACCAACAGTTTGATAGGGTTTCAGGTGTTTATaggatttcatcaatttttttccttctttttaacatagacttttcttttgatttatcTGGTCTCaagagaaaaacatttttcataatCATTGGAATTGAGCCTTATAATATGTTTATAAAAAGTCTTATCAAAAGCTTTGGTAGCACATGGGTTACCTTTGGTGGAATATCATTCTTCTAAAAAAAAGGTGGCAACGTGTGAACTGAAATCTACACTGTTACTTGCGAACACTCGGTAAACGCTTACGTCGAAGACTTGTGATTACTAAAACTATGCCGTGTTGATTCTAATAGTCCGCACCTTTCAAATCCCGGACACTGGCCTTAATgcacatttaggatgttctttttTCAGCACTGACAGTTTCTTGAATTAACACTAAAAGCCTTATTATTTGTATACCAATGATGATTCATCCCCATTTATGAATGAGCTGAACAAGTTCTTTGAACTTTATTGCAATTgaatgctaactgtagttcacttttttttttcaatttcgacaaaatgaccctttcggaCAAATGGCATTTGGCGAAATGATACGGAACCCTACAGCatacatgattgaaaaatactgaatttatACTATGTTCTGATGTATGTTTTCGTAAGGTCTCttgaaacattattttgtgtaccgttttgactcatattccgaacacttaaggccagctTTGACTTGAAATGCATCTGGGAGGCACAAATTAgtcgatatttttgaaaattttaatttctttgcaaagcctaactgttagcttttGTGTGTGTCgttaataatgtttattttaacttgtttagtattgttttaacgcaaaagtatggaacaacattttgagtcaaatgccgaacactgtgttcattctgtctcatattccgaacaccttgaatcaaattccgaacaccttgaatcaaattccgaacagcatgaataaattgtattcaaatgaacaatttcgcaaataaatttatctgagctagttctactgacCTCGAACTAGATAATCATAACTACTCCCGTGgtctaaaatagattggaatatgtttaaattgaattgcaattgactgccattttgtGGTAGTTCGATGACATATtttagcgaaacatttcaaccaaatcgccatacaaaaaccaagtgttcggaatatgagtctgttcggaatttgagacaaagcgGTATTTGTAATAAATCCTGGTAAAACGGCTTTTTccgaaatagcaaaaaactcgttgcaaaactcgatttttttttgcaaatgacAGCATAAATAATCACTTTTCGGTacataaaatcagcaacaaaatacaaaaaataaacaatacaaAAAGAAAATTCATCAATACTGTTCATGGCTGACAATCACAAAACAACTGACATGGCCCAACGATGAGAATGTTAATCCCACAATTTTTACCACAATTTAGTCAagtattttgtttaatatattGCATTATATTCGAGTTGAGTACTTTTAtagtaaaatataacaaaacatCAAGAGGTAGCTTTAATAGGTACATAGTTTCTGATTAATTAACAACAAAAGAGAAATTGCAACATTAAAATTTAAGTTCTTTGGAAGTATTGGGCATTAATTTCTATCAGAGCAGAGTACAATAACGGGTATGGTCAGACTTAACTCTAGTATAGTTATGCAAACGAGAAACTGTTCAACCATTTTTATAACAAAAcccagcgtaacaaaaattacatttttgtgtgtctGAAGGATTAAACTATGTGTctttagtagatttggggtcgctgaatctgatgccgttcaaTGTCCCTGCACGTCACATTTTtaagctacaggtcaccaaagttgtataaaacactgttttcattgaagtttacttgaaatttaaagtatttttgTTCTGTCACTAAGATTCGAAATTTCAAGAACGTCAACGGAATTATTCAAGCTATCGATCGAAAGAGATAAACCCAGTGACGTGTAGAAAAAAATACTTCTTTGCTATTTGTGTAACCGTCCGGGACATTTTGCGGATAATTGCAGAGTTTACCGTGGAGAACAGAACAATCAAAGGCATCTTCCAtaaacccgaaaaaaaaaaatgaatcatcaTCAGGACACAAGCCTATTGACAGAACTATACACAATTTAGAAGACAATTTTTCACAGCAATATTACTGCACATCACAGCAATATTACTGAGATATTACAAACAGttttgaccagactcatttccccgaaattcgaattgtgaagccatgaactgttattactgtgcgttgtattcctgagatggagggggaggtggttgggcttgagtgttgcacatgggatccgacagtttcgatctcggtgggccgcaattcaagtttcggtgaaatgattcgcactcactcactcactcatttcatttcaccgaaacttgaattgtggctctctgtgATCAAAAGTGAttgattttgtgtgcagtactcaagcttaaccatctgcttttctatcttaggaggatagagcatggttgtagtagtttgTGGCTTTATAATCTTCAACATTTCTAGATTTATTATTACCGAATGGCAGATTATTTGGAAAAGACGATGAAAAACGTTATTAGTTGTTCAAAAAAGCATGATCGATATCGGTTTTGAGGATCTGCCaccccggataaaaacgtatcattcagtgaatggaataaaccattaatgtacaatataacgtattggatacaatacagcgtattgtaattgaatgtcgaagcaatattattcttgtttggatatacaattcaaaaacaatataatatattgtaacagaacattgtattgtttttaattggttttataccttacaattttggtcaaattcctattttcgcgtaaaacaactctcgaagacttattcaaacagactcaagtcagaaaagttaacaaacttactttatcaaacCTACGTGTTTCACAGATGAAGTTCTACccgttccgctctaaaccaactcgatttttcacttttagaatgtttaatttccggatttacaaaacgacgaaagtaagattctccactttcgcaacctaaccgctactttcgccgctccgttgtacgggagacaaagtgacttatccacaaattaaaacaaaacactacttgagtcgattttacactggtacaaaaacgtcgtaagtaactgattgaaacggcttatcattttgtcatacaatttttgtgggaagtGATAGGAACTTCTTTGagttttaacgcgagctgattgcatgca includes:
- the LOC5574026 gene encoding serine protease snake; amino-acid sequence: MGLRVGFYLTLFAVLVQGQRISERKCEEYRKLTIKTTAIIPLVVNPNPLKVTSFNCSKTVDLIVGGEVAKKNEFPHQALLGWISPDDPEEYKFECGGSLISERYVLTAAHCFKRGNPDIVRLGEHNIDDDSDNQVDFEIESIERHPEYKFRASYHDIALIKLKENVRFSKVIRPACLWTGQNINVSALIATGFGSMETAGSGSNLLRKVVLQFIDRQICKRQFTGRQFKAGIIDEQLCIGSETSGKDTCQGDSGGPIQTILEPKGCTYHIIAVTSLGPLSCGNSPALYTKVSGYIDWIEGIVWKDE